The Hyphomicrobium sp. 99 genome contains the following window.
AAGAGCATGGTACGCCAGTCTGGCAAATGATCATCCATCGAAAAAGCTGTCCCGCCACAAATGGGTCGATGACAGGGGCGTTTGGCGCGACCGAGACATCTCTTGGCCGGGCGGCGGCGGCCCGCGCTATGAAGTAATCCATCCTGTCACCAAAGAGCCATGCGAAATCCCGCCGGGAGGTTGGCGATTTGCCACCAAAGAGTCATTCGACGAACAAGTTAAGCTAGGTTTGATTTTTTTCCGTGAGGACCATACCAAGCCGCCCATGGTGAAGTCCTACTTGGCGAAGGGCGACGAGGAAGAAGACGATGATTCCGCCAGCGTGATGGGGTCGATCATTCATCGACAGGCACAGGTCGCAGCGAAAGCCCACCGCGCGTTGTTTGATGGCCAGAAGCTATTCGAGAATCCGAAAGATCATGAAGTCATCGGACGGCTGATTTCTTACGTGACCGATGATAACGATATTATTCTGGACTCATTTGCTGGGTCCGGCACAAGTGGACACGCCGTCTTGGAGCAGAACGCTCTGTTGCAGACAAGCCGACGCTTCGTCCTGATCGAACTCGACGACCATATTGCCAAAACGGTCACGTCAGAGCGGCTTAGGCGTGTCGTTGAGGGCTACAATGCTGATGGCGATCCAAAGAAGCCGGTGGCTGGTCTCGGCTCGGGGTTCCGCTTCTGTACGCTCGGCGAACCACTGTTCGATGCTGACGGCAATGTCAGTCCGGCCGTCACCTATCCTGACCTTGCCGCGCATGTGTTCTTTTGTGAGACTGGCTCGCCAATTCCGCGCCGCGCCGACGGCTCTTCGCCCTTGATCGGCACATTCCAAGGGCGCGCCATATATCTGCTTCACTCGGCCGAAGCGATCGGCGTCGCCAGCGCCAATGCCGGAAACGTCCTCACGGCGGCCGCGCTCGAAAAACTGCCTTTGCCCGAACCGGATTTCGACGGGGCGCGCGTGGTCTATGCCGAAGGCTGCACGGTGCCCGATGACCGGCTTTCGCGCCTCGGCGTCACGTTCAAACAGATTCCCTACCAGATAGAGGGGCTTTGATTGTGAGTTTGCCCCTCTTCACGCTGAAGGACTATCAGCTTCAAACGCTCGCCAGCCTTCGCCGCTTTTTGGAAAAGACGGTAGAGCTAGGCGATTCAGATACGGCCTTCTATGCCGTCACGAAGCAACCGTTCACGCCACCGCCTTGCCTGCCCGGCGTGCCCTATGTGTGTCTTCGCATTCCTACGGGCGGGGGCAAAACCATCCTCGCGGCACATTCGATTGGCGTTGCATCCGACAGCTTGCTTCGCACCGACACGCCCACGGTGCTTTGGCTCGTGCCGTCGCAAACGATCCGCGACCAAACGCTTGCGAGCTTGCAAGATCGAGCGCACCCCAACCGCCGCGCGCTGGCGGAGCGCTTCGGCGAGAACGTTCGGATCATGGGCGTTGCCGATGCCCTTTACTCCAAGCGCGCGGACTATGACGGCGGAGCTATTGTCATCGTCGCGACCCTCCAAGCCTTCCGTATTGAAGAGACGGAAGGCCGCAAGGTCTATGAGGCCAACGGCGAGCTTATGGATCACTTCAGCGGCGTTGCCGAAGGCTTGCGGGGTAAGCTCGAAACCGGACCTTCTGGCGACCCGCTGCCGTCGCTCGCCAATGTGCTTCGCCTGCACCGGCCTATGGTGATTGTGGACGAAGCGCACAACGCCCGCACGAGCTTGTCATTCGACACGCTGGCGCGTCTCACCCCGTCGCTGATAGTCGAGTTCACCGCAACGCCAGTGACGCCAGAAGAGCACAATCCGGCAAAAGGTATATACGCTTCCAACGTGCTGCATCACGTTTCGGCCGCTGAACTGAAGGCAGCCGATATGATCAAGTTGCCCGTCATCCTTCGCGGGCGGCCTGAGCCACGAGACACCATCGGCGATTCCATCGCGTGGCTTGATGAACTCGCCGCGACGGCGGGCGCAGAAGAAGCCGAAACCGGCGAGTTCGTGCGCCCGGTCATGCTCGTGCAGGCCGAGCCGAAGTCGAAGGACAAGCCGACGCTGCACGCGGAAGAGGTCAAGAAGCTACTTGTCGAGGATTTTCGTGTGCCGCCGGAGCACATAGCCTTGGCGACTGGTGACGCACGGGAAATCGACGGAGTGGACCTTTTTGACCGGGATTGCAAAATCCGCTTTATCATCACGCAACAGGCGCTTCGCGAGGGGTGGGATTGCTCCTTTGCCTATGTGTTGTGTTCGGTCGCGGAGCAGAAGTCGCCTCGCGCAGTGGAACAGCTTCTAGGCCGCGTGCTTCGTCTGCCCCGCGCCAAGCGCAAGCGCCGGGAAGACCTGAATCGGGCCTATGCCTTCGCCACTACAACGAGCTTTCAGAATGCCGCGAATACTCTGCGCGACGGGCTCGTTAACAACGGCTTTGAGCGGGTCGAAGCCCAAGCGCTCGTGCGCGCCGCGCACGACGCGCTGCCGGGCATGGAAGATGGGGGCTCAGCCTTCGTCTTTGAAGAGCCACTTCCCGAAGGTGCCGACGCGGACTCGCTCAAGACCAATGTGGAAGGCGCGACAGGCGGCCGGGTCGAAGTCGATATTAAGTGCGGCGTTCTAAGGGCGCGCGGGGCTCTTACCGCCTATGACCGCACCGCCCTGTTGCTGGCGATGCCCGGCGCGGAGAAGGCGGTTGAAGCGCTCGTGCATAAGTCGCGGGGCGCTCGGTTGAAGGCGATGGACGATAGCGCCGCGATCCGCTTCGCCGTGCCGCGACTTGGCGTGCGCTCGGATGCCGGGCTTCAGCTATTCGACCGTGCCCACTTCCTCGACATCCCTTGGAGGCTGGAAGAGGCCGACCCCGCGCCAATCCTCGACTATTTCGAGCCGCCGAAGCGCGCGGCCGACGAAGCTCACGTTGACGTTGACACAGCCGGGAAGATCACACTCGCCTTCGTGACCGACTTGCATGAGCAGCTTGCCCTTGCCTTGCAGGAACGGGGCTGGACGAAGAACGCCCTCGTGAACTGGCTGGACCGCCGGTTGCCGTTTTCCTCGCGCCGCGACATTACCCGCGTATCGTCCACGCTCTTCATCGCTAAGGCGTTGGACGCGATTGGGGCGAAAACCGGGTTGGGCATCGAAGGGCTAGCGCGCGCCAAGTTCCGGCTTGTCGAAGCTCTCGTGAAGGTCATCGCCAAGCATCGCGACTTGCGTGAGGCCACCGCTTTCGAGCGTGCCTTGTTTCCGCGAAGTGGCCTAGACTTTGAAACGAGTTCGGACCTTGAACTTGTTTTCGATGAAAGCCGCTACGGCTATAATCAGCCCTACAAGGGCGGTACCGATTTCAAGAAGCACCTGTTCCGTGTCATCGGCGATTTGGAGCCGAGTGGCGAGGAATACGAATGCGCGGTCTACCTTGAACGCCACAAGGGAGTGAAGGCATGGGTGCGCAACACGTCGCGCCAGCCGCACTCCTTTTGGCTGCAAACGTCATCGGACAAGTTCTATCCCGACTTCCTAGCGCTGCTGAATGACGGGCGAGTGCTCGTGGTCGAATACAAGGGCGCGCCCTACTTCACCAATGACGATTCCAAGGAGAAGCGGTTGGTTGGCGACCTATGGGCCGACCGCTCGTCCGGGAAGGGCTTGTTCCTGAT
Protein-coding sequences here:
- a CDS encoding site-specific DNA-methyltransferase, whose amino-acid sequence is MPTLDWIGKKAVVNHHREVPYRLIHCDKDKSVGNPDAGNLLVQGDNLEALKALLPYYAGKVKCIYIDPPYNTGNEGWVYNDNVNSPEIRAWLGATVGKEAEDLSRHDKWLCMMYPRLRLLKEFLTEDGVIIISIDDFEAHTLRYMLNDIFGQNNFIAQLVWDKTRKNDAKLFSVGHEYALIYARRLSKLRELKTVWREPKPGAAEILLQYRTWRKEGLSNEEIQSRLRAWYASLANDHPSKKLSRHKWVDDRGVWRDRDISWPGGGGPRYEVIHPVTKEPCEIPPGGWRFATKESFDEQVKLGLIFFREDHTKPPMVKSYLAKGDEEEDDDSASVMGSIIHRQAQVAAKAHRALFDGQKLFENPKDHEVIGRLISYVTDDNDIILDSFAGSGTSGHAVLEQNALLQTSRRFVLIELDDHIAKTVTSERLRRVVEGYNADGDPKKPVAGLGSGFRFCTLGEPLFDADGNVSPAVTYPDLAAHVFFCETGSPIPRRADGSSPLIGTFQGRAIYLLHSAEAIGVASANAGNVLTAAALEKLPLPEPDFDGARVVYAEGCTVPDDRLSRLGVTFKQIPYQIEGL
- a CDS encoding DEAD/DEAH box helicase, whose amino-acid sequence is MSLPLFTLKDYQLQTLASLRRFLEKTVELGDSDTAFYAVTKQPFTPPPCLPGVPYVCLRIPTGGGKTILAAHSIGVASDSLLRTDTPTVLWLVPSQTIRDQTLASLQDRAHPNRRALAERFGENVRIMGVADALYSKRADYDGGAIVIVATLQAFRIEETEGRKVYEANGELMDHFSGVAEGLRGKLETGPSGDPLPSLANVLRLHRPMVIVDEAHNARTSLSFDTLARLTPSLIVEFTATPVTPEEHNPAKGIYASNVLHHVSAAELKAADMIKLPVILRGRPEPRDTIGDSIAWLDELAATAGAEEAETGEFVRPVMLVQAEPKSKDKPTLHAEEVKKLLVEDFRVPPEHIALATGDAREIDGVDLFDRDCKIRFIITQQALREGWDCSFAYVLCSVAEQKSPRAVEQLLGRVLRLPRAKRKRREDLNRAYAFATTTSFQNAANTLRDGLVNNGFERVEAQALVRAAHDALPGMEDGGSAFVFEEPLPEGADADSLKTNVEGATGGRVEVDIKCGVLRARGALTAYDRTALLLAMPGAEKAVEALVHKSRGARLKAMDDSAAIRFAVPRLGVRSDAGLQLFDRAHFLDIPWRLEEADPAPILDYFEPPKRAADEAHVDVDTAGKITLAFVTDLHEQLALALQERGWTKNALVNWLDRRLPFSSRRDITRVSSTLFIAKALDAIGAKTGLGIEGLARAKFRLVEALVKVIAKHRDLREATAFERALFPRSGLDFETSSDLELVFDESRYGYNQPYKGGTDFKKHLFRVIGDLEPSGEEYECAVYLERHKGVKAWVRNTSRQPHSFWLQTSSDKFYPDFLALLNDGRVLVVEYKGAPYFTNDDSKEKRLVGDLWADRSSGKGLFLMIENKEFARIDHAIGAVPT